In one Stieleria sp. JC731 genomic region, the following are encoded:
- a CDS encoding glycosyltransferase family 4 protein, translated as MKIVFFTHYYTPEGNAPASRTSEHCKRWIRENSDVDVTVITCAPNVPDGKVYPGYRNRLWPQRESIDGVNVIRVWSFIRPNLGKTGLIVNYVSYLFTALFAFLFFVRRPSAIVATTPQFFCGVAGILAGKLKRVPVVLEVRDIWPESIVTVGAIRRGLLIRTLERIEKWMYRSADHIVTVGPGYRDNILSKVDVHNRISTVTNGVDPDQFDPQLRGSEFANKYGLGDRFVCSYIGTVGRAHGLEIIVRTAERFREAKRDDVAFIIVGGGATLEQLQQTIEDKQLGDLVKTTGRLDKSKMPDALAASDVCLVHLSKVDLFEHVIPSKIFETMAMERGIIMGVRGRARDIVLDAASGVSLEPENDAELFEILQGMTADKESVRSMGQRGRQFVVEHFNRDHLAADMLEIVRRTAAKEVFCLPDRSWEPVVDSKNNSESVTLSNSSR; from the coding sequence GTGAAAATCGTATTCTTTACGCACTACTACACCCCTGAAGGCAACGCGCCTGCGTCGAGGACGTCGGAGCATTGCAAGCGATGGATTCGTGAGAACTCTGACGTCGATGTCACAGTCATCACCTGTGCTCCCAACGTTCCCGATGGCAAGGTCTATCCAGGGTATCGCAATCGACTGTGGCCGCAACGGGAATCGATTGATGGCGTAAATGTCATCCGAGTGTGGTCGTTCATCCGGCCCAATCTTGGGAAGACAGGATTGATCGTCAACTACGTCTCCTACCTCTTCACGGCTCTATTCGCATTCTTGTTTTTCGTCCGTCGGCCGTCCGCTATCGTCGCGACTACTCCACAGTTCTTTTGTGGAGTCGCGGGTATCTTGGCAGGCAAGCTAAAACGGGTTCCCGTTGTCCTTGAAGTTCGCGATATCTGGCCGGAGTCAATCGTGACGGTCGGTGCGATTCGGCGAGGCCTATTGATTCGGACGCTCGAACGCATTGAAAAGTGGATGTATCGAAGCGCCGATCATATCGTGACAGTCGGTCCCGGTTATCGTGATAACATCCTTTCCAAAGTCGACGTTCACAATCGAATCAGCACTGTCACCAATGGTGTCGATCCGGATCAGTTTGATCCTCAGCTTCGTGGTAGCGAATTCGCAAATAAATATGGCCTTGGTGATCGTTTTGTTTGCTCGTACATCGGAACTGTCGGACGCGCCCACGGCCTAGAGATCATCGTCAGAACGGCGGAGCGGTTTAGAGAAGCCAAACGGGATGATGTCGCGTTCATCATCGTCGGTGGTGGTGCTACGCTAGAGCAACTCCAGCAAACGATCGAAGACAAACAGCTCGGCGATTTGGTTAAGACAACCGGGCGACTGGATAAGTCAAAAATGCCTGACGCATTGGCAGCATCCGATGTTTGCTTGGTCCATTTGAGCAAAGTTGATCTCTTCGAACATGTGATCCCGTCGAAGATCTTTGAAACGATGGCGATGGAAAGGGGAATCATCATGGGCGTACGCGGGCGGGCCCGAGACATCGTCCTTGATGCGGCAAGCGGTGTCTCTTTGGAACCCGAAAACGATGCAGAGCTATTTGAAATCCTTCAGGGAATGACCGCTGACAAAGAATCGGTACGTTCGATGGGCCAGAGAGGTCGGCAATTCGTTGTCGAACACTTCAATCGCGATCACCTTGCGGCCGATATGCTGGAAATCGTCCGCAGAACAGCCGCAAAAGAAGTCTTCTGCCTACCAGATCGCAGCTGGGAACCTGTCGTCGATTCAAAGAACAACTCCGAATCGGTGACACTAAGCAATTCGTCACGATAA